One genomic segment of Virgibacillus doumboii includes these proteins:
- a CDS encoding amidase, with amino-acid sequence MTVNTYAPESVLEIDATAIAEKIKNGEMTSYDAVSAYIDQIKKVNPVINAMVEDRFTEALEEAREKDNRKTKKGTLYGVPISVKEAFHVAGMKTTGGLINRKHLIMNEDAVVVKKLREAGAIILGKTNTPTLCFCQETDNKLYGRTNNPWDVTRSAGGSSGGEGALIAAGGSAAGIGSDIGGSIRFPSHFNGVVGFKPGKFQVPAGGHFPADKIPLQERMSGMGPMGKSVRDIALMYGIIANEMPAEQTLNNFEVDILPVQKNIPLSERTVEKLKEIEKLLQNSFSVKQSTPPYFEDSAQLWQEIMSIDGAKEVEKLAFSTDRPNVIKAYVKEKIMKRTDNHPYLLWALLGARMFKPSPDRLLEINTIIEQGDERLEDYLEDRLLIFPVYHTGALKHGEVFSEIFSIKKKFLKYMPYIAYANVWGLPSLTIPVGSDENGMPIGVQVISKNGNERAIFQLGEKIEKGL; translated from the coding sequence ATGACTGTTAACACTTATGCACCTGAATCCGTATTGGAAATTGACGCCACTGCAATTGCTGAAAAGATTAAAAATGGTGAAATGACAAGTTATGATGCGGTATCAGCTTATATCGATCAGATTAAAAAAGTAAATCCGGTCATTAATGCTATGGTGGAAGACCGGTTTACCGAAGCTTTGGAGGAAGCCCGGGAAAAGGACAACCGTAAAACGAAGAAGGGCACGCTGTATGGTGTGCCAATCAGTGTAAAAGAAGCGTTTCATGTTGCCGGGATGAAGACGACAGGCGGGTTAATCAACAGAAAACATTTGATTATGAATGAAGATGCGGTTGTTGTGAAAAAGCTGCGGGAAGCCGGTGCCATTATCCTGGGAAAAACCAATACGCCAACTCTTTGTTTTTGTCAGGAAACAGATAACAAACTGTATGGCCGGACGAATAACCCGTGGGATGTAACAAGGTCTGCAGGTGGTTCCAGCGGGGGAGAAGGTGCGTTAATCGCTGCGGGTGGATCAGCCGCCGGAATCGGATCCGACATTGGTGGATCGATTCGATTTCCGAGTCATTTTAATGGGGTTGTCGGTTTTAAACCTGGGAAATTTCAGGTGCCAGCTGGTGGTCATTTTCCTGCTGATAAAATACCGCTTCAGGAGCGGATGTCAGGAATGGGGCCAATGGGAAAATCAGTAAGGGACATCGCGTTGATGTATGGGATTATAGCCAATGAAATGCCTGCTGAACAGACATTGAATAATTTTGAAGTTGATATTTTGCCGGTTCAGAAAAACATTCCTTTGTCCGAACGAACTGTGGAGAAACTGAAGGAAATTGAGAAGTTACTTCAAAATTCTTTTTCCGTTAAACAATCAACTCCGCCATATTTTGAAGACAGTGCACAGTTATGGCAGGAAATCATGTCCATCGATGGGGCGAAAGAAGTTGAAAAACTTGCCTTCAGCACAGACCGGCCGAATGTCATTAAAGCCTATGTAAAAGAGAAAATAATGAAAAGGACTGACAATCATCCCTATTTATTGTGGGCACTGCTTGGCGCCAGGATGTTCAAACCATCGCCAGATAGATTATTAGAAATTAATACCATAATTGAACAGGGTGATGAGCGGCTGGAGGACTATCTTGAGGATCGTTTGCTTATTTTTCCTGTTTATCATACTGGTGCTTTGAAACATGGGGAAGTATTTAGTGAGATTTTTTCCATTAAAAAAAAGTTTTTGAAATATATGCCGTATATTGCTTACGCGAATGTCTGGGGACTCCCGTCATTGACAATCCCTGTTGGAAGTGATGAGAATGGAATGCCAATCGGGGTACAGGTCATAAGTAAGAATGGAAATGAGCGTGCTATTTTTCAACTGGGTGAAAAGATTGAGAAAGGTCTTTAG
- a CDS encoding Bcr/CflA family efflux MFS transporter, giving the protein MLHNPTGKRRFGLAMLLGLLAIMGPLNIDMYLPSFPGIANDLGTSPSLVQVSLTACLLGLAIGQVIIGPISDARGRKKPLLISISLFVASSLFCAMAPNITVLIAARFLQGFTASAGVVLSRAVVRDVFSGRELTKFFSLLMVINAVAPMIAPMSGGAILLLPFASWHTIFFFLGILGILIVIVVAMKLKETLPPDKRMPSSIGASVRTMGSLLKDRSFIGYAVIVGFVHGGSFAYVSGTPFIYQEIYGVSPQVFSVLFGINGLAIITGSFIIGRFGGIIHERNLLKAAVIIAVSATSILLIMTIIEGPLVIIVILIFIYMTTMGMTITSTFTLGMAQQGHRAGSASAVLGMLPLLLGALFSPLAGINESSAVPMGVILFSTSLTGCIAFFKLTK; this is encoded by the coding sequence ATACTTCATAACCCAACAGGAAAAAGACGCTTCGGGCTTGCTATGCTACTGGGTTTGCTCGCTATTATGGGGCCGCTTAACATTGATATGTATTTGCCGAGTTTCCCCGGAATTGCTAATGATTTAGGTACGAGTCCCTCACTTGTGCAAGTCAGCCTGACAGCTTGTTTGCTGGGACTTGCTATTGGTCAAGTTATCATTGGCCCCATCAGTGATGCTCGCGGAAGAAAGAAGCCTTTATTGATATCTATTTCGCTATTCGTGGCATCATCACTTTTCTGTGCAATGGCACCGAACATTACTGTCCTGATTGCAGCACGGTTTTTGCAGGGCTTCACTGCCTCAGCAGGTGTTGTGCTTTCCCGTGCAGTTGTACGTGATGTGTTCAGCGGCAGGGAGCTTACAAAATTCTTTTCACTTCTAATGGTCATCAATGCGGTTGCACCAATGATTGCCCCCATGTCAGGCGGAGCAATCCTGCTTTTGCCCTTTGCAAGCTGGCATACGATTTTCTTTTTTCTAGGAATACTGGGAATCCTGATTGTTATAGTTGTTGCCATGAAACTTAAGGAAACCTTACCACCCGACAAGCGGATGCCCAGTTCGATCGGAGCCTCTGTCCGGACAATGGGTAGTTTACTGAAGGATCGTTCGTTTATTGGCTATGCAGTAATCGTCGGATTTGTACACGGTGGGAGTTTTGCATATGTATCCGGTACCCCGTTTATTTATCAGGAAATCTATGGGGTCTCACCTCAAGTCTTCAGTGTATTATTTGGCATAAATGGACTGGCCATTATTACGGGCAGTTTCATCATTGGACGTTTTGGCGGCATCATCCATGAAAGAAATTTACTGAAGGCAGCGGTCATTATTGCAGTAAGTGCAACGTCAATACTGCTAATCATGACCATTATTGAAGGGCCATTAGTCATCATTGTAATACTGATTTTCATTTACATGACCACCATGGGAATGACCATAACGAGTACCTTTACACTCGGAATGGCGCAACAGGGGCATCGTGCGGGGAGTGCGAGTGCTGTCCTGGGTATGCTGCCGCTTTTGCTTGGGGCTCTGTTCTCACCCTTAGCTGGCATTAATGAATCATCCGCCGTGCCAATGGGCGTCATATTATTCAGCACTTCCCTGACCGGTTGCATTGCTTTCTTCAAACTAACGAAATAA
- the arr gene encoding NAD(+)--rifampin ADP-ribosyltransferase — protein sequence MNDNKDVLDNGPFFHGTKAELKIGDLLKAQHLSNYQDKKSNHIYFTATLDAAKWGAELATSKSKERIYIVEPLGDFENDPNVTDKRFPGNPTRSYRSKSPLKIVAELSSWERHSVEEINHMLTSLKKLREQGKAVIYD from the coding sequence ATGAATGACAATAAAGATGTTTTAGATAATGGTCCTTTTTTTCATGGTACTAAAGCAGAACTAAAAATTGGAGATTTATTAAAAGCCCAACACTTATCAAATTACCAAGACAAAAAATCCAACCATATATATTTTACTGCAACATTAGATGCTGCTAAATGGGGTGCTGAATTAGCAACATCTAAATCAAAAGAAAGAATTTATATTGTAGAACCATTAGGTGATTTTGAAAATGATCCGAACGTAACTGACAAAAGATTCCCTGGAAATCCAACACGTTCTTACAGGTCTAAATCTCCTTTAAAAATAGTAGCTGAATTAAGTTCGTGGGAAAGACATTCCGTTGAAGAAATAAATCATATGCTTACATCTTTAAAAAAGTTACGTGAACAAGGAAAAGCTGTAATATACGATTAA
- a CDS encoding CPBP family intramembrane glutamic endopeptidase, with translation MACCHYSCGNLYGFSFVSGYTLLFVSIHFPIWIYNGLFEFPYILSAVIQVFIISISFGFIYKRTGSLWSVIIIHSMYDLLVSVFN, from the coding sequence ATCGCTTGTTGTCATTATTCTTGTGGCAATCTTTATGGGTTTTCGTTCGTCAGCGGGTATACTTTACTGTTTGTTTCCATTCATTTTCCCATTTGGATTTATAACGGTCTTTTTGAGTTTCCTTATATTCTTAGTGCGGTAATTCAAGTATTTATTATAAGCATCAGTTTTGGATTTATTTATAAAAGAACAGGATCTCTTTGGTCAGTAATTATTATACATTCGATGTATGATTTGTTAGTATCTGTGTTCAATTAA
- a CDS encoding TetR/AcrR family transcriptional regulator, with product MAQRHEELLDAAAQLFQKNGFHATSVADITKACGISKGAFYKHFDSKESMILELLQRYYDDMFKEADRFAEDLHQSPLLVLKRKITVELEKSIEYRSFFLALITDFPPHEKGQISEFLNRIRKTHHQWHKQALLDTFGPKVKSYLSDLAVIMEGIIHSYLMRIIWKAPALSLERLGDFIAERLKAMVESDDPVTPMLPNYSDNDSPASIKEGMIDDLNTLRSELNNKTEKSKSLENDLQTINLLIKELAEKQPREFLVDALLAQLHRRSYLKTQLTSVLTAWEVSKGDLT from the coding sequence ATGGCACAACGACATGAAGAATTGCTGGATGCAGCTGCTCAGTTATTTCAAAAAAACGGCTTTCATGCTACATCCGTGGCGGATATTACCAAAGCGTGTGGCATATCGAAGGGTGCTTTTTATAAACACTTTGATTCAAAAGAAAGCATGATATTGGAACTGCTGCAGCGTTATTATGATGACATGTTCAAAGAAGCAGACCGGTTTGCTGAAGATTTACATCAGTCACCTCTATTGGTACTGAAACGGAAAATCACGGTCGAACTTGAAAAATCAATTGAGTACAGATCTTTTTTTCTTGCATTAATTACTGATTTTCCCCCACATGAAAAAGGGCAAATATCAGAATTTCTGAACCGGATACGGAAGACACATCACCAATGGCATAAACAAGCATTGCTGGATACTTTCGGTCCAAAGGTCAAAAGTTATTTAAGTGATTTGGCAGTGATTATGGAAGGTATCATTCATAGTTACCTTATGCGGATTATTTGGAAAGCACCCGCTTTATCCCTGGAGCGATTGGGAGATTTTATCGCTGAACGGCTTAAAGCAATGGTTGAAAGTGATGATCCGGTAACGCCGATGCTGCCGAATTATAGTGACAACGATTCGCCAGCTTCTATCAAAGAGGGTATGATAGATGATTTGAATACATTACGGTCAGAACTGAACAATAAAACAGAAAAAAGTAAGTCGCTGGAAAATGATTTACAGACAATCAATTTATTAATAAAAGAACTCGCAGAAAAACAACCAAGAGAATTTCTGGTCGATGCTCTGCTTGCTCAGCTGCACCGCCGCTCCTATTTAAAAACACAACTAACCAGCGTATTGACAGCATGGGAAGTATCGAAAGGGGATTTAACATGA
- a CDS encoding MDR family MFS transporter has translation MSETATSWDLPPKQKALMIAALLTGAFMGIINETLLATALPTIQDAFSITQGEVQWMTTAFLMTNGIMIPISAFLIDRFSTRGLFLTAIGLFGAGTAIAAIATAYPVLLLGRVVQASGSGIMLPLLMTVLLAVISVERRGTAMGMIGIVIAFGPAIGPTLSGWLLEHYSWRSLFLTVLPIVAVTMTIAALFLRNVTELRKPKIDVLSIILSSVGFGSFLYGFSIAAEKGWNSTIVITSIAIGVIVIGLFIWRQLVLKTPMLEFRVFQFRIFTLAIIITMTVLVSLIGAETLLPLFMQNVLGFSPLESGLMLLPGAIVIGILSPITGRLFDKYGAKWLALIGLSIVTVTTFMFTRLSLDTSFTYLTIIYAIRMLGLSFALMPVMTSALNQLPPKWYAHGSAVANTLQQISASIGTAILVTLVAMGTKNFVPAETATPDTIKQLAQVAGFEWAFMGSTILAFIAFILALFLHPPKKEKEIVREIHGENASLR, from the coding sequence ATGAGTGAAACAGCAACTTCCTGGGATTTACCGCCAAAACAAAAAGCATTGATGATAGCTGCATTGTTGACAGGCGCATTCATGGGAATTATTAATGAAACATTACTGGCAACAGCACTTCCGACGATTCAGGATGCATTTTCCATTACACAGGGTGAAGTGCAATGGATGACAACCGCTTTTTTAATGACAAATGGAATTATGATACCTATTTCAGCATTTTTAATTGATCGGTTTTCAACCAGAGGATTATTTTTAACAGCAATTGGATTATTCGGCGCAGGTACTGCCATCGCAGCAATAGCTACTGCATACCCGGTACTGCTCTTGGGACGTGTGGTGCAGGCTTCCGGATCCGGAATAATGCTGCCGCTTTTGATGACCGTACTCCTGGCAGTTATTTCAGTTGAACGGCGCGGTACAGCAATGGGAATGATCGGAATTGTCATTGCGTTTGGTCCGGCAATAGGTCCGACACTGTCAGGCTGGCTGCTCGAACATTACAGCTGGCGTTCCTTATTTCTTACTGTACTTCCGATTGTTGCAGTTACCATGACAATCGCAGCACTTTTCTTGCGGAATGTGACGGAACTCCGTAAACCGAAAATTGATGTATTGTCGATTATTCTGTCTTCGGTTGGATTCGGTTCATTCCTGTATGGATTCAGTATTGCTGCGGAAAAGGGATGGAACAGTACCATCGTTATCACCTCGATTGCAATTGGTGTAATTGTGATTGGACTGTTCATCTGGCGCCAGCTTGTATTGAAAACGCCAATGCTCGAATTCCGGGTGTTCCAGTTCCGGATTTTCACGCTGGCAATTATAATCACGATGACGGTTCTCGTCTCGTTAATCGGTGCAGAAACATTGCTGCCGTTATTTATGCAAAACGTATTGGGATTCTCACCGCTTGAATCCGGACTGATGCTGCTTCCGGGAGCAATAGTCATTGGAATTCTATCACCAATTACCGGACGGCTATTTGATAAATATGGTGCCAAATGGCTTGCGTTGATCGGCCTTAGTATTGTGACTGTAACGACATTTATGTTTACAAGATTGTCGCTGGATACATCATTCACCTATTTGACTATCATTTATGCGATTCGCATGCTTGGACTGTCATTTGCACTTATGCCGGTCATGACTTCAGCATTGAACCAGCTTCCGCCAAAATGGTATGCGCACGGTTCAGCTGTAGCCAACACACTGCAGCAAATATCTGCATCCATTGGTACGGCTATCCTGGTAACACTCGTTGCGATGGGTACGAAAAACTTTGTGCCAGCAGAAACGGCAACACCTGACACAATCAAACAGCTGGCCCAGGTTGCAGGATTTGAATGGGCGTTTATGGGCAGTACCATCCTTGCCTTCATCGCATTTATTTTGGCACTGTTCCTCCATCCGCCAAAAAAAGAGAAAGAAATTGTGCGGGAGATTCATGGGGAAAATGCAAGTTTGAGATAA
- a CDS encoding alpha/beta fold hydrolase, translated as MEKGSIYKSEAGKKTISQQYESYVNSLPFKVERVFVDTKFGKTHVLTAGPPEGKPIFIFQGGNCINPMTLSWFRALASKYRIYAPDTIGHPGYSDETRISAKDDSFAQWTEELMNYFGINHCAFIGPSYGAGIILRIATYMPDKIDCAVLVSPAGIKMGSKLKMIKDILIPMVLFNLTSSKKHLDKIGGNMSDNSMKEMDQAIIGDVFKHVKLEQDMPKLTSKDELRNYDAPTLVIAGKKDVFFTENRIHKAAYQIIPNLIDFQSYDMGHFPSENHLIKINEEIGEFLRERY; from the coding sequence ATGGAGAAGGGAAGTATCTACAAAAGTGAAGCAGGGAAAAAGACTATTTCACAGCAATATGAAAGCTATGTTAATTCACTGCCATTTAAAGTTGAACGTGTTTTTGTTGATACCAAATTTGGTAAAACACATGTCCTGACTGCAGGCCCACCTGAGGGGAAACCAATTTTTATTTTTCAGGGTGGCAACTGTATCAATCCAATGACGTTATCCTGGTTTAGAGCTTTGGCATCGAAGTATCGGATATATGCACCGGATACGATTGGGCATCCGGGATACAGCGATGAAACAAGGATTTCCGCAAAGGATGACAGTTTTGCACAGTGGACAGAAGAATTAATGAATTATTTTGGTATTAACCACTGTGCATTCATTGGTCCGTCGTATGGCGCTGGAATTATTTTACGAATCGCAACTTATATGCCGGACAAAATTGACTGCGCCGTCCTGGTCTCGCCGGCAGGAATAAAGATGGGTTCCAAGCTGAAAATGATTAAAGATATTTTGATTCCAATGGTTTTGTTTAATCTTACTTCTTCCAAAAAACACCTTGATAAAATTGGCGGAAATATGTCTGATAACAGCATGAAAGAAATGGACCAAGCTATTATTGGTGATGTATTTAAGCATGTAAAACTGGAACAGGATATGCCGAAGCTGACGAGTAAAGATGAGCTGCGTAATTATGACGCACCAACACTGGTCATCGCAGGGAAGAAGGATGTCTTTTTTACGGAAAACAGAATACATAAAGCCGCGTATCAAATTATTCCAAACTTAATTGATTTCCAATCCTATGATATGGGACATTTCCCGTCAGAGAATCATCTGATTAAAATCAATGAGGAGATCGGGGAGTTTTTAAGGGAGCGGTATTGA
- a CDS encoding GntR family transcriptional regulator gives MPIPANHSKPVRQSAKENAFNQLQQWIIDGTLLPGEKLNDTELAEALGISRTPIRESLQLLEVQGFVKMYPGKATQVTEIEREAINDLLPPLAALQSLSAELAIDHLTEDQLTQLGNINERFAKAIYSNNGYAALKIDEEFHQVIVDITKNTYIQGILESLQAHVRRHFFHNSIVLTEKSIDEHRAIITSMKHGNKEKAVAIMKENWLRTLQEFKKK, from the coding sequence ATGCCAATACCTGCAAACCATTCAAAACCTGTTCGTCAATCTGCAAAGGAGAATGCGTTCAACCAGCTTCAGCAGTGGATTATTGATGGAACGCTGCTTCCCGGCGAAAAATTAAATGATACAGAACTGGCTGAAGCATTAGGAATCAGCAGAACACCGATTCGTGAATCGTTGCAGCTGCTGGAAGTGCAAGGGTTTGTTAAGATGTATCCGGGTAAAGCGACACAAGTAACCGAAATAGAACGGGAGGCCATTAACGATCTTCTCCCGCCACTGGCAGCATTGCAATCTTTATCCGCCGAACTGGCAATTGACCATTTGACTGAGGATCAGCTCACACAACTCGGAAATATCAACGAACGCTTTGCAAAAGCAATCTATTCCAATAACGGCTATGCCGCATTAAAAATCGATGAAGAATTTCACCAAGTAATTGTTGACATAACAAAAAACACATATATCCAGGGAATTTTAGAATCATTACAGGCACATGTTCGCAGGCATTTTTTCCATAATTCCATTGTTTTAACCGAAAAATCAATTGATGAGCACAGGGCCATTATCACTTCCATGAAACATGGCAACAAAGAGAAAGCTGTAGCCATCATGAAAGAAAATTGGCTCCGTACATTACAGGAATTTAAGAAAAAATAA